From Danio rerio strain Tuebingen ecotype United States chromosome 7, GRCz12tu, whole genome shotgun sequence, the proteins below share one genomic window:
- the ajuba gene encoding LIM domain-containing protein ajuba, with translation MDRLGIKLKQKLKLSDSGSVKFSKKKNDLVNTNNNSNTNNANNGIVPQINAPANTSQFPLSTSVEACGQSAGRPGKVGSSQRIAPPNNTAVPVAEDCGPGIEHHPSTLAPLRRRSPQQRASCYLPDTLEGRGTCDQMRRGGEGDPQGAYSPNSRAALKQRRYSLELQQLVRRQQLLAQPPPLSSVPPPYPTHSSAARLSAVEPSFLHEMERHKRLSLQEALFYKRLSSGGEPWDSGRPASLSHPPQRTHDSSVGGFFFPSAPALSPCSSFSLQESVLASPRSSFASSTASGGGGGGGSPMGSRCSSNRTSGISLGYDNRHTPGPAQQLQLSSTQLSGTTLGQAHPAPGKTGAPPIEVWRDCLEGVSGDSRHSYPPALSTHTVTFHRAEPDWGPIDQRGSRGDGVGERARHSDLLGTRYQQELTRLLLRDAALEGEALLGGLTLKEQPVSATILPSSTSTPAPTAAPGKPPEEPAAGVDRQEYFGTCVKCGKGVYGADNACQALDSLYHTRCFTCVSCGRTLRNKDFYNVNGSVYCKEDYMFSGFQEAAEKCSVCGHLILEQILQALGNSYHPGCFRCTVCSKALDGVPFTVDYLNNVYCVSDYNRTFAPKCAACLQPILPAEGSEEILRVVSMNKDYHFECYHCEECGKQLSDEPGSQCFPLDAHLLCHSCHMSRVCVTHNLPPHNTH, from the exons ATGGATCGACTTGGCATCAAACTCAAGCAAAAGCTCAAACTGAGTGACTCTGGCAGTGtcaaattcagtaaaaagaaaaatgACTTGGTCAACACGAATAACAACAGCAACACCAATAATGCCAATAATGGGATTGTGCCACAGATCAACGCTCCCGCGAACACTTCTCAGTTCCCCCTCTCCACTTCTGTTGAGGCCTGTGGACAGTCAGCTGGAAGACCTGGGAAGGTGGGCTCTTCTCAGAGAATCGCACCTCCCAATAACACAGCAGTCCCTGTAGCTGAGGATTGTGGGCCGGGGATTGAGCATCATCCATCGACTCTTGCCCCTCTGCGGCGCCGGTCGCCCCAGCAGCGAGCATCATGCTACCTACCTGATACGTTGGAGGGCCGTGGTACCTGTGACCAGATGAGACGAGGAGGTGAAGGTGACCCACAGGGGGCGTACAGCCCGAATTCCCGTGCAGCCCTAAAGCAGCGTCGTTATTCGCTGGAGCTCCAGCAGCTTGTTCGGCGGCAGCAGCTTCTCGCCCAACCTCCTCCTCTGTCGTCCGTACCCCCTCCATACCCGACGCACAGCTCGGCAGCCCGCTTGTCTGCGGTGGAGCCCAGCTTCCTCCATGAGATGGAGCGGCACAAACGCTTGTCCCTGCAGGAAGCTCTCTTCTACAAGCGTCTGAGCTCAGGTGGTGAACCCTGGGATAGTGGACGCCCTGCTTCCCTGTCCCATCCACCACAGAGGACCCACGATAGTAGCGTAGGGGGGTTCTTCTTCCCATCTGCACCAGCTCTGAGCCCCTGCTCTTCGTTCAGCTTACAGGAGTCTGTGCTGGCGAGCCCTCGCTCCAGCTTTGCCAGCAGCACAGCTAGCGGAGGAGGTGGCGGTGGTGGGAGCCCTATGGGAAGTCGGTGCAGCAGTAATCGGACAAGTGGCATCAGTTTGGGCTACGACAACCGGCATACACCTGGGCCCGCTCAACAGCTTCAACTTTCGTCGACCCAACTCAGTGGCACAACTTTGGGTCAAGCACACCCTGCACCAGGGAAAACAGGAGCGCCACCTATTGAGGTTTGGAGGGACTGTCTTGAGGGTGTGTCTGGCGACAGCCGTCACTCATATCCTCCTGCGCTGAGCACACATACTGTAACCTTCCACCGTGCAGAACCAGACTGGGGTCCTATTGACCAGCGGGGGTCAAGAGGTGATGGTGTGGGCGAAAGGGCACGACACTCTGACTTACTAGGAACCCGCTACCAGCAGGAGCTCACCCGCCTGCTATTGAGGGATGCTGCCCTGGAAGGAGAGGCATTACTTGGGGGTTTGACTTTAAAAGAACAGCCTGTGTCTGCCACCATCCTACCCAGCTCCACATCAACTCCAGCCCCCACCGCAGCTCCAGGCAAACCCCCGGAGGAACCAGCGGCTGGAGTGGACAGACAGGAGTACTTCG GTACATGTGTGAAGTGCGGTAAAGGCGTGTATGGAGCAGATAATGCTTGCCAGGCTCTGGACAGTCTGTATCACACCCGCTGCTTCACATGCGTGTCCTGTG GGCGAACGCTCCGGAACAAGGACTTTTACAATGTCAATGGCTCCGTTTACTGTAAGGAGGATTACATG TTCTCAGGCTTCCAGGAGGCAGCAGAGAAGTGCAGTGTTTGTGGGCACCTCATCCTGGAGCAG ATTTTGCAGGCTTTGGGGAACTCTTATCACCCCGGATGTTTCCGTTGTACAGTCTGCTCGAAGGCTTTAGATGGTGTGCCCTTCACAGTGGACTACCTCAACAACGTCTACTGCGTCTCTGACTACAACAG GACATTTGCTCCCAAATGCGCTGCCTGTTTACAACCCATATTACCTGCTGAG GGCAGTGAGGAGATCCTCAGGGTGGTGTCGATGAACAAAGACTATCACTTTGAGTGTTATCATTGTGAG GAGTGTGGAAAGCAGCTCTCGGATGAGCCTGGATCTCAGTGTTTCCCTCTGGATGCTCATCTGCTCTGTCACTCGTGCCACATGAGCCGGGTCTGCGTCACACACAACCTTCCTCCTCACAACACACACTGA
- the mrpl52 gene encoding large ribosomal subunit protein mL52, whose protein sequence is MAAALRTVGAAVSRQSVRTFSSTCVTHAGIKWRLENGLPRGGSEYGPLTDLPDWSFADGRPAPLLKGQIRRQKQREEFARRAVYLNAEMDEGMKQWHESEKAKKQKEEDVKSLLLKPKGNLFKQKKK, encoded by the exons ATGGCAGCAGCCTTGAGGACTGTCGGTGCTGCAG TGTCGAGGCAGTCTGTACGCACATTTTCATCGACGTGTGTGACACATGCAGGAATAAAGTGGAGATTAGA AAATGGTTTACCACGTGGTGGATCAGAGTACGGACCATTAACAGATCTACCTGACTGGTCATTTGCAG ATGGTAGGCCTGCACCACTGCTCAAAGGACAGATCCGCAGACAAAAGCAACGAGAGGAGTTTGCT AGAAGAGCCGTGTATCTCAATGCAGAGATGGATGAAGGGATGAAGCAGTGGCACGAGAGCGAAAAAGCAAAGAAACAGAAAGAAGAAGATGTCAAATCCTTACTGCTGAAACCTAAAGggaatttatttaaacaaaagaagaaataa